From the Montipora capricornis isolate CH-2021 chromosome 2, ASM3666992v2, whole genome shotgun sequence genome, one window contains:
- the LOC138038968 gene encoding degenerin del-1-like, whose product MFAYQAGHMHGLILTLFMDVDEYYLHLADSVGALVAVHSPYFSSYDLDKSSIFVAPGTSVSMALSVQNITRLDKPYNSGARCIHDRRYSQKACLKQCLAQKMNNECDCVPIKFIREANKINGSICDPFNITENDCLSRSRDGLSNEDCTCYPACLQINFLQTVSSSVWPSKTQMPSVLEMLNMTGKRAAEVVKNLEKARDNMALVNIYYDSMTVTHIKQTPAMTWTTLLGDVGGQLGLFIGCSLITLVEFFGLFLRLIKPTKTSNDVASFNLSRDKDNTGHSAWQDSIVEAN is encoded by the exons ATGTTTGCATATCAAGCTGGTCACATGCATG GTTTGATACTTACTTTATTTATGGACGTCGATGAATATTACCTTCACCTTGCTGATTCAGTTGGTGCACTTGTAGCAGTCCACTCACCCTATTTCAGCTCATATGACCTCGACAAAAGTTCAATATTTGTTGCTCCAGGGACGTCTGTATCAATGGCCTTAAGTGTG CAAAATATAACCCGATTAGATAAACCCTATAACAGTGGGGCAAGATGTATTCATGATAGGAGGTACTCTCAAAAG GCTTGTCTGAAACAATGCCTCGCACAAAAGATGAACAACGAATGTGATTGTGTGCCAATTAAATTCATTAGAGAGGCCAACAAGATTAATGGAAGCATTTGTGATCCGTTTAACATCACTGAAA ATGATTGTCTCTCTAGGTCTCGAGATGGCTTAAGTAATGAAGACTGTACTTGCTATCCAGCCTGCTT ACAAATCAACTTCCTTCAGACAGTTTCTTCGTCGGTTTGGCCTTCCAAAACACAGATG CCCAGTGTATTGGAAATGCTTAATATGACTGGGAAAAGGGCAGCAGAAGTGGTGAAAAATTTAGAAAAGGCAAG GGATAATATGGCTCTGGTGAACATATACTATGATTCCATGACAGTAACGCACATCAAGCAGACACCAGCCATGACA TGGACCACTTTACTTGGGGACGTTGGAGGTCAGCTTGGCTTATTCATTGGATGCTCACTTATTACTttggttgagttttttggtttatttttgcGCCTTATTAAACCAACCAAGACCTCAAACGATGTCGCGTCTTTTAATCTCTCCCGAGATAAGGATAACACCGGACATTCAGCATGGCAGGATTCCATTGTGGAggcaaattga